From the genome of Candidatus Tectomicrobia bacterium:
TCGAGGGCCCGGCGGATGGCCCCCACGCGGCCGTCCATCATGTCCGAGGGGGCTATCATGTCGGCCCCCGCCTGGGCGTGGCTCACCGCGGTGCGCTCGAGGAGCTCGAGGGTCGGGTCGTTCAGCACCCTCCCTTCCTCCACCACGCCGCAGTGGCCGTGGTCCATGTACTCGCACAGGCACACATCGGTGATGACGCAGAGATCGGGCAGGGCGTCCTTCACCGCGCGCACCGCCTGCTGGATCACCCCCTTCTCGGCGTAGGCCTCCGAGGCCGCGTCGTCCTTGTGGGCGGGGATGCCGAAGAGGATGATCCCCGGGATGCCGAGCGAGGCCACTTCGCGGCACTCCTCCACCAGCTTGTCCACTGAGAGCTGGTACTGCCCCGGCATGGAGGATATCTCCTGCTTCACCCCCCGGCCCTCGACCACGAACATGGGATAGACCAGGTTGTCCGCCGAGAGGCGCGTCTCGCGCACCATCCGGCGCAGGGTGGCCGTCTCCCGGGTACGCCGGGTGCGGCCGGTCACGTCCTCGCGCACCTGGGCCAGCAGCACGTTGCCTGGCTTCATTTCCCTGCCTCCTTCAAAGGGCTCCGAGGGCCTGGCCCCATTTTACTCGATTTCCGCTACCTGGCGGTGCCCCCCGCGTAGAAGGCGGCGATGGCCCCGGCCAGCCCGGGCGTCGTGGACTCCCCAGCCTCCACCTCGGGATCGAGGCCCAACTCCCGTGCCGTCCCGGTCGTGACGGGGCCGATGGAGGCGACCTTGAAGCGCCCCCGGTGCTCGCGCAGGAAGGCGCTCCCGAGGGCCCGGGCGAAGCTCCAGACGGTGGAGGAGCTGGTGAAGGCCACCATGTCGATCCGGCCCCCGGCCAGCTCGCGGCGCAGGGATTCGGAGGCCTCGGGGGGCGCCGGGAGAGTCCGGTAGGCGTGGACCACGTCCACTTCTGCCCCCCGCTCCCTGAGGGTGTCGGGAAGAATCTCGCGCGCCTCGGCCGCCCGGGGGATGAGGACGCGCTTCCCGCGCATGTCCTCCCCGTTCAGGAGCGCCAGGATGCCCTCGGCCACGAACTGGGCGGGCATGGCGTCCGCCCGGCGGCAGAGGGAGGCCTCCACCGCCTTCGCCGTGGCGGGCCCTATGGCCATGATGCGGCTTCGGGAGGGCACGGCGCCCGCGTCCTTCCCCGCCGCGGCGAGGCGCTCCGCGAAATAGATCACACCATTGGCGCTCGTGAAGATGACCCAGTGGTAGCAATTCAGGCGGCCGATGGCGGCGTCCAGGGGCGCCCAGTCCTCGGGCGGGCCGATCTCGACCAGGGGCGCGACCACCGGCTCGGCCCCCATCTCTTCCAGGAGGGAGGCGAAGGAGCCCGCCTGCCCGGCGGGCCGGGTGACGACGATGCGCCGCCCCGCGAGGGGCCGCTTGCCGGCCTCAGGCAACGCGGATTTCATCGAGAATCTCCCGGCCCCCGGAGGCCACGATTCGGCGCGCCACCTCGTCGCCGAGAGCGACGGCCTCCTCCGGGCCGCCCTCGCCTTCGGCCTCGGCGATGCGCGTGCCGTCCAGGCTCGCGACCAGAGCCCGGAGGTGCAGCCGGCCCCGGCGGGGCTCGGCGAAGGCGGCGAGGGGCACCTTGCAGCCTCCCTCCAGACGGGCCATGACCGCCCGCTCGGCCTCGACGGCTTGGCGCGTTGGGAGGTGCTCCAGGGGGGCGAGGAGGCCCAGGGTTCGGGCGTCGCCCTCCCGGGCCTCGATCCCGAGCGCCCCCTGCGCGACGGCCGGGAGCATGAGCTCGGGTGCGAGCACCTCGGTGGCCCGGTCCCCCCGGCCCAGCCGGTTCAGGCCTGCGGCGGCCAGGATGGCGGCGTCCACCACCCCCTGCTCCACCTTGCGGAGGCGGGTGTCCACGTTGCCGCGCATGTCGAGGATCTGGAGGTCCTTCCGGTAGCGGAGGAGCTGCGCCCTGCGCCGGAGGCTGCTCGTGCCGACCTTGCTGCCGGGGGCGAGGTTTCGTATGGACTCTCCGCCGCGCGAGATCAGCACGTCCCAGGGCTCCTCCCGCTCGGGGACCACGCCCAGGACGAGCCCCGGCGGAAGCTCGCTGGGCAGATCCTTCAGGCTATGGACGGCGAGGTCGATGCGCCCGTCGAGGAGGGCCTCCTCGATCTCCTTCACGAAGAGCCCTTTCCCGCCCACCTGGTAGAGGGGGGAATCCAGCACCTCGTCTCCCTTGGTGCGGATGATGATCTCCTCGACCTCCAAGCCGGGGTGAAGCTCCCGCAGGCGGGCGGCCATCTGGCGGGCCTGGGCGAGGGCCAGGGTGCTGCCCCGCGTCCCCAGGCGGAGGGAAGACAAACGCGCCGTCACGCCTCGTCGTCCTTGCCGGGAGGAGGAAGTTCCGGCTCCTCGACCCTTACGCCGAAGAGGCGCCGGATGAGCTCGACCGTTTTCTCGTCCACCGGCCCGGCGGACAGCTCCCGCAAGTGGGCGAAGGGATGGTGGAGGAGCTTGTTCACGATGGCCCGGGTCATGGCGTCCAGGGCCTGGCGCTGCTTCTCGTCCAGCGCGGGCAGCCGGCCCAGGGTCTTGGCCAGCTCCCCCTCGCGGAAGGCCTCGGCCTGGACGCGGATGGCGGCGAAGGTGCAGGAGAGCTCCTCCGCCTTCCGGCGCCGGAGGAAGGCGTTGAGCTCGTCCTCCACGATGAGGCGGGCCTGCTCGGCCTCCGCCTCGCGGCCCTTCATGTTCGCCGAAACCACCGCCTGCAGGTCGTCGATGTCGTAGACGTAGACGTTCTCGAGGTCGTTCACCTGCGGTTCCACGTCGCGCGGGACGGCGATGTCGATGAGGAACATGGGCCGGTCCTTCCGCCGATCGAGCACCGCGGCCACCCGCTCGCGATCGAGGACGGCGTGCGGGGCGCCCGTCGAGGCGACGACGATGTCGGCGGAGGCGAGCTCCTCGGTCAGGTTCCGGTAGTCCACCGCCCGTCCGCCGAGGGACTGCGCGAGCTCCTGGGCGCGGGCGAAGGTGCGGTTGGCGACGAGGATGGAAGCGGCGCCTTGGGCCGAGAGGTGGCGCGCGGCCAGCTCGGCCATCTCCCCCGCGCCGATGACGAGCACGGTGCGGCCCTCCAGTGCGCCGAAGATTTTCTTCGCCAAGTCCACGGCCACCGAGCTGACCGAAACCGGCGACTCTCCGATGGCCGTGCGCTCGCGCACCCTCTTTGCCACCTGGAAGGCGCGCGAGAAGAGGCTGGCGAGGTTCTTGCCGGCGTGGCCGCTCTCCTGGGCGAGGCGGTAGGCCTCCTTCACCTGCCCCAGGATCTGGGGCTCGCCCACCACCATGGAATCCAGGCTGGAGGCGACGAGGAAAAGATGCCGCATGGCCTCCTCGTCGCGCAGGACGTAGAGATGGCTCCCGAGGATGTCGGCGCCGATGTCGCGCGTCTCGGCGAGGAAGCTGCGGATGGCGCCCACCCCATCCTCGAAGCTGTCGGCGCAGCTATAGACCTCGACGCGGTTGCACGTGGAGAGGATGAGGCGCTCCTGGAGGCTGTTGTAGCCGGCCAGGTGGTCGAGCCACTGAGGCACGGCCTCCGGGGCGAAGAAGAACCGCTCGCGCACCTCCAGGGGAGTGCGGTGGTGGCTCACGCCGGCCAGGATGATAGGCATCGGGCGAGCCCTCAGAGGTGGATGACGATGGCGAGCACCACGGCTACGAAGGCTCCCATCGAGAAAAAGGCGGAGCGCTTGCCCTTCCAGCTCCGGGTCATGCGGCACACGAGCAGCAGGCCGTACCCGAGCCAGATGAGGACGAGCGGCCAGGTCTTCAGCGGGTCGAACGCCCAGAAGGCGTCGTGCTTGGACTGCGCCCACATCGAGCCCAGCAGCAGGCTCGCGGTCAGGAAGGTGAAGCCGAAATAGAGAATCTTGTGGTTGAGGTCGTCCAGCACATCGAGGGGGGGGAGCCGGTGGAGCCACGCTCCCGGCCGCCGCGACTTCAGCTGGCGGGCCTGGACGACGTACATCAAGGCGGAGGCGAACAGCAAAAAGAAGCAGCACGCGCTCAGCAGGGCCAGGAAGGCGTGGCTCTTGAGGAGGAAGCCCTGCATCTCGAGAGAGCCCGTCCCCGAAACCTCCCACAGGGCGGCGGAGTAGCCGGCCAGCACGAAGACGGCCGGCACGGCGAACCCGCCCAAGGCCATCTCCCGGTAGCGGGCGTACACAAAGAGGTAGAGCAGCGCGAGGAACCAGGCGGCGGCGTTCAGCCATACCCACAGGCCCCGCGATTGCCCGGCCATCCCGCTGTAGCCCAGCATCACAGTGTGGAAGACGAAGCCGATGAGCAGGGGACCGACGGCGGCCCAGCCGGGCAGTTTGCCCGCCGTGAGAAGGTTGTACAGGTGGGCGATTGCGGAAATCAGGTAGGCAATGACCGAAACTTCAATCACCGGCCGCGGCTCTCCGGGCGCCCCGCCGGGCGCCGCTCTTGCTGCGAAGGGATATGGCTGTCAAAAAAATCAGCATCCACCATCCGAACCCCGACTTCCCTGCACTGCGCCTGAATCTTAACAATTTCTATCTTGCCTTGCCGCCACCGCCTGCAAAATACTCCGGCCCGGGTCTTATTTCAAGGAACGATTGGATGAGCGGCGGATTGATCTTATTGATTTCAGAGGGTATTTAAGACCCGATGCATGCGGGACCGCCTTGGCACGCGAAGGGCGGGACCCGTATACTGAAGCGAAGGCTCGCCCCATGGTGAGGTTTTCCAGCTTGAAACCGCTTCCCCCCATCCACCCGCCGCTGGTCAATGCGAGCGGCATTTTGAGCTATCCCGAGGTGTTTCGGGCGTTCGAGAAGGCCGGGGCCTGCCTCGGGGGCTACGTCACCAAGTCCGTCGGGCCGGTGGAGAAGGCGGGGAACGAGAACCCGGTCGTGGTGTACAGCGAGGAGAAGGATGCGCCGGTCCTCAATTCCCTGGCGCTTCCCACCCAGAGCCCCGATGACTGGGAGAAGGACCTCTCCACCCTGCGCCTGGAGCGCTCGCGCCTCATCGTCTCCATCTACGGAGGCACGCCCGAGGAGTTCGCTCAGGTGGCGGAGCGGATGGCGCCCTTCGCCGACGCCCTCGAGGTGAACCTCGGCTGCCCGAACAAGGTGCCCGGCGAGCGCACCATCATGGAGAGTATCGGCCAGGTTCCCTCGCTCTCGGGGGAAGTGATCCGTCTCGTGCGGGCCGCGTGCGAGAAGCCTATCGTCGCCAAGCTCTCCCCCAACAGCGACTATCTGGCCGTGGCCGAGGCCTGCCTCGCCGCCGGGGCGGACGCCCTCGGCTGCGGCAATACCCTGGGGCCCGGCCTCGCCATCGACCTCACCTCCCGCCAGCCCATCCTGGCGGGCACGACCGGAGGGGTGAGCGGCCCCGCCCTCAAGCCCATCAACCTGCGGATGACCTACGAGGCCTACGCGCGCTTCCAGTGCCCCATCATCGCCTACGGCGGCATCGCCGCCTGGCGGGACGCCGTCGAGTACACGATGGCGGGCGCCTGCGTGCTCGGCATCGGCACCGCGTTCCTGGGAAAGGGTACCCATGAATCCGCCGCGCTGACCCGCGCCATCTGGGAGGGCGTTCTGGCCTATCTGGACGGCCTTTCCTTCCCCGACCTGGTGGGCGCCGCCCACGGCCTTTCCGCCCCGGACCTCACCCATGCCTGAGATGGTCCGCATCCTGGAGAACCGCCGGGAGAGCCCCTGGACCCGCACGCTCTTCTTCGACAAGGAGATCCCCTGCGCGCCCGGCCAGTTCATGATGGTCTGGCTGCCCCGGGTGGGGGAGAAGCCCTTCACCCTTTCCTATCCCAACGCGATCACGGTGAAGCGGGCGGGCGTTTTCACCGAACGCCTGACAGCCCTTGAGCCAGGGGATTCGGTGGGCCTCCGAGGGCCCCTCGGGAAGGGCTACCCTCCCCTGGAGCGCCCGGCCCTGATCGGGGGGGGCGTGGGAATTGCGGAACTGAGGCTCCTGGCTCTCGCCTGCGAGAAACCCACCTTCATCCTGGGCGGCCGCACGGCCGAGGAGATCCTTTTCCTTGAGGAGTTCCGCCGGCTGGGGCCCGTCCACGTCGCCACCGAGGACGGCTCGCTCGGCACCCGCGGCCTCGTCACCGCGCTCCTGCCCGTCGAGGCCTCCGCCTACGCCATCTGCGGCCCCGAGCGGATGATGGCCGCCTGCCTGGACCTCCTGCCCCCCGAACGGACCTACCTCGCGATCGAGCGCTACATGAAATGCGCCGTCGGTCTCTGCGGCCAGTGCACCTGTTCTGGCTGGCGGGTGTGCGTGGATGGCCCTGTATTTCCGGGCGCTTGGGTCCGGGAGATGGAGGATTTCGGCCGCCGGAGGCGTGCCAAGAGCGGCCGCTGGGAAGCCATCTAGGGATTGGTCCGCTTTTATTTTTTCAGAATTTGTGGTAAGAATTAGGCTCAGTCGCAAATGCGGGGGAGGCTGACCGCCGGATGTGCGTGCCGGACCATCCCCTTCGCCGGAAACGTCCTCCCTTGGAGGTGATGAGTCGCCACCTATCGGCTTCGCCCCGGGGATAGCGGGCGGAGCGGGCAATTTCAGGCCGGTGCCCATCATGGGCTCGCCCCGCGCGGAAGAGGCGATCGTGATCTTCAAGAACCTCTTTGGAAAGCGCGAGGAAGAAGACCTCGTGGGCTACGAGGTCGAGGACAGCGGTCAGCCATCCTCCGAAATCAAGGGGCCCGATCAGCTGATCGTCCAGGCGATGAAGATCCGCGCCAAGGGTTTCGCGGACTTCAATAAGCGCAAGATCGCCACCATCCTCGCCAAGATCCGCGATCTGGACCAGGAAATCTTCCAGATACTCCCCGCCCTCGTCCACCTGAACGTGGAAGGGCTCCCCGGCTTCGTCCCTGAGGATGAGCGTCACCACGGCGGCATCGCCGACTACCAGATCGGCGCCGAGGTCTTCCGGCTTCTTCAGCGGCACTTCCCCAGCTCCAAGCTGACCCCCCAGGCCGTTCGTCCCCGGCAGGCCAAGGAGCGGATCATCTATTCGCTCGCCTCCATGGGCAGCCTTGCCACCATCGCCCACACGCCCAAGAGCGACTTCGACATCTGGGTGTGCGTGAACAAGCCCGAATTCACGCCTGAGGCCCTGGAGGCCCTCGCCTTCAGGCTGAAGGAGATCGAGGAGTGGGCCGAGAAGAAGAACCATTTCGAGTCCCACTTCTTCATCACCGACATCACAGAGGCACGCAACAATCACTTCGGCGCGTCCGACTCCGAGAGCGCGGGCTCCGCACTGGGGAAGCTCCTCAAGGAGGAGTTCTTCCGCACGCACACCGTCCTCGCCGGGTATCCGCCCCTGTGGGTCCTCATGCCGCCCCAGGTCTCGGACGAGGAATACGAGCGGCTGCGCGATCTGGCCAAGAAGGATTACCAGCTCGAAACCCGGAAATACATCGATCTCGGCAATGCCCAGCGGATCTCGATGGAGGAAGCCTTCGGGGCGGCGCTGTGGCAGCTCAACAAGGCACTTGGCAGCCCGTTCAAGTCGGCCATGAAGATGGGGCTGATCGAGGACTACATGGACCCGGAGACGGATCCTGTCCTGCTGTGCGACCGCCTGAAGGAGGCTATCGGTGAGATCGCCTCCAAGCCCATGCAAAGGGGGGACTTGGACAGCCTCGGCGGCGACTGCCTGCTGGACGAACACCCGAAGCGCTTCGAACTGGACGGCTACCTCCTCATGTTCCACCGCATCCTCGGCTACTACCGAAGGAAGGGGAAAGAGGACCTCGAGGACATTCTGCGGAAATGCTTCTATCTCAAGGTCGGCGAGAAGATCGCCGGCGTCAACGACCCCGCCCGGGCCAAGTCGCCCAAGAAGGACATGCTCGGCATCCTGGTGGAGGGCTGGGGGTGGGAGAATGAGAAAATTCTCCACCTCAACAAGTTCAAGGAGTGGCCTTTCGATCAGTCCGTCACGCTGGGCAAGGAAGTAAACAGCTTCATCATCGACTCCTACAAGCGGCTTTCCCAGGCCGGCGCCACGTCCCAGGTGCAGATCAATCCCACCGACCTCACCGTCCTGGGCCGAAAGCTTTTCACCTTCTACTCCAAGAAAGAAAACAAGGTCGACTTCCTGCCGCGCATCTTCGACGACAGCCTGCATCAGGACCATCTCACGTTCGGCTTTTCGGCGGGTGCCCCGGGGACGTCCCCCACCTGGCGGGTGTACCGGGATGCCGTCTCCCCCACCGAACTCTCCAGCCCCACCTCCGCGGCGAAGCGCCTGCGTCAGTCGCAGAACCTCGCCTCGCTGCTGGCCTGGCTCGTGGTCAACGGGATATGGACGCGCAGCACCCACGTGAGCCTGGCTTCGAAGGAAGCCCCCCTGACGGTGGCGGATCTCCAGGACATGCTGGGAGGGATGCGGGATTTCCTGCCCAGGATCGACGTGGGCCATCTCTCCAACACCCAGCTCCTCGGAGAGGCCCAGGTCGAGAAGGTCTTCGCCATCCTGAACCTCTGCGAGCCGAAACTGAGCGAGCGCATCGTACGCCTCAATGTGCTCTATGAGACGACATGGGGCGAGGTTTTCGGCGAGGCGCACGACCCGGCGGACATGACCTCCTCCCTCTGCATCTGCCTCCGGGCGCTTCCCCGCGAG
Proteins encoded in this window:
- the hemB gene encoding porphobilinogen synthase, whose product is MKPGNVLLAQVREDVTGRTRRTRETATLRRMVRETRLSADNLVYPMFVVEGRGVKQEISSMPGQYQLSVDKLVEECREVASLGIPGIILFGIPAHKDDAASEAYAEKGVIQQAVRAVKDALPDLCVITDVCLCEYMDHGHCGVVEEGRVLNDPTLELLERTAVSHAQAGADMIAPSDMMDGRVGAIRRALDRAGFTQTPVMAYSAKFASAFYGPFRVAAESAPAFGDRSSYQMDPANGREAQREIDLDIAEGADIVMVKPALVYLDVLARARDRVDLPLAAYNVSGEYAMLVAACRNGWLDPERAFMETLTAIRRAGADLILTYYAKDAARRLRGDMKTPLSFM
- a CDS encoding uroporphyrinogen-III synthase; translation: MKSALPEAGKRPLAGRRIVVTRPAGQAGSFASLLEEMGAEPVVAPLVEIGPPEDWAPLDAAIGRLNCYHWVIFTSANGVIYFAERLAAAGKDAGAVPSRSRIMAIGPATAKAVEASLCRRADAMPAQFVAEGILALLNGEDMRGKRVLIPRAAEAREILPDTLRERGAEVDVVHAYRTLPAPPEASESLRRELAGGRIDMVAFTSSSTVWSFARALGSAFLREHRGRFKVASIGPVTTGTARELGLDPEVEAGESTTPGLAGAIAAFYAGGTAR
- the hemC gene encoding hydroxymethylbilane synthase, translated to MSSLRLGTRGSTLALAQARQMAARLRELHPGLEVEEIIIRTKGDEVLDSPLYQVGGKGLFVKEIEEALLDGRIDLAVHSLKDLPSELPPGLVLGVVPEREEPWDVLISRGGESIRNLAPGSKVGTSSLRRRAQLLRYRKDLQILDMRGNVDTRLRKVEQGVVDAAILAAAGLNRLGRGDRATEVLAPELMLPAVAQGALGIEAREGDARTLGLLAPLEHLPTRQAVEAERAVMARLEGGCKVPLAAFAEPRRGRLHLRALVASLDGTRIAEAEGEGGPEEAVALGDEVARRIVASGGREILDEIRVA
- a CDS encoding glutamyl-tRNA reductase codes for the protein MPIILAGVSHHRTPLEVRERFFFAPEAVPQWLDHLAGYNSLQERLILSTCNRVEVYSCADSFEDGVGAIRSFLAETRDIGADILGSHLYVLRDEEAMRHLFLVASSLDSMVVGEPQILGQVKEAYRLAQESGHAGKNLASLFSRAFQVAKRVRERTAIGESPVSVSSVAVDLAKKIFGALEGRTVLVIGAGEMAELAARHLSAQGAASILVANRTFARAQELAQSLGGRAVDYRNLTEELASADIVVASTGAPHAVLDRERVAAVLDRRKDRPMFLIDIAVPRDVEPQVNDLENVYVYDIDDLQAVVSANMKGREAEAEQARLIVEDELNAFLRRRKAEELSCTFAAIRVQAEAFREGELAKTLGRLPALDEKQRQALDAMTRAIVNKLLHHPFAHLRELSAGPVDEKTVELIRRLFGVRVEEPELPPPGKDDEA
- the ccsA gene encoding cytochrome c biogenesis protein CcsA, translating into MIEVSVIAYLISAIAHLYNLLTAGKLPGWAAVGPLLIGFVFHTVMLGYSGMAGQSRGLWVWLNAAAWFLALLYLFVYARYREMALGGFAVPAVFVLAGYSAALWEVSGTGSLEMQGFLLKSHAFLALLSACCFFLLFASALMYVVQARQLKSRRPGAWLHRLPPLDVLDDLNHKILYFGFTFLTASLLLGSMWAQSKHDAFWAFDPLKTWPLVLIWLGYGLLLVCRMTRSWKGKRSAFFSMGAFVAVVLAIVIHL
- a CDS encoding tRNA-dihydrouridine synthase; this encodes MKPLPPIHPPLVNASGILSYPEVFRAFEKAGACLGGYVTKSVGPVEKAGNENPVVVYSEEKDAPVLNSLALPTQSPDDWEKDLSTLRLERSRLIVSIYGGTPEEFAQVAERMAPFADALEVNLGCPNKVPGERTIMESIGQVPSLSGEVIRLVRAACEKPIVAKLSPNSDYLAVAEACLAAGADALGCGNTLGPGLAIDLTSRQPILAGTTGGVSGPALKPINLRMTYEAYARFQCPIIAYGGIAAWRDAVEYTMAGACVLGIGTAFLGKGTHESAALTRAIWEGVLAYLDGLSFPDLVGAAHGLSAPDLTHA
- a CDS encoding dihydroorotate dehydrogenase electron transfer subunit codes for the protein MPEMVRILENRRESPWTRTLFFDKEIPCAPGQFMMVWLPRVGEKPFTLSYPNAITVKRAGVFTERLTALEPGDSVGLRGPLGKGYPPLERPALIGGGVGIAELRLLALACEKPTFILGGRTAEEILFLEEFRRLGPVHVATEDGSLGTRGLVTALLPVEASAYAICGPERMMAACLDLLPPERTYLAIERYMKCAVGLCGQCTCSGWRVCVDGPVFPGAWVREMEDFGRRRRAKSGRWEAI
- a CDS encoding class I adenylate cyclase yields the protein MIFKNLFGKREEEDLVGYEVEDSGQPSSEIKGPDQLIVQAMKIRAKGFADFNKRKIATILAKIRDLDQEIFQILPALVHLNVEGLPGFVPEDERHHGGIADYQIGAEVFRLLQRHFPSSKLTPQAVRPRQAKERIIYSLASMGSLATIAHTPKSDFDIWVCVNKPEFTPEALEALAFRLKEIEEWAEKKNHFESHFFITDITEARNNHFGASDSESAGSALGKLLKEEFFRTHTVLAGYPPLWVLMPPQVSDEEYERLRDLAKKDYQLETRKYIDLGNAQRISMEEAFGAALWQLNKALGSPFKSAMKMGLIEDYMDPETDPVLLCDRLKEAIGEIASKPMQRGDLDSLGGDCLLDEHPKRFELDGYLLMFHRILGYYRRKGKEDLEDILRKCFYLKVGEKIAGVNDPARAKSPKKDMLGILVEGWGWENEKILHLNKFKEWPFDQSVTLGKEVNSFIIDSYKRLSQAGATSQVQINPTDLTVLGRKLFTFYSKKENKVDFLPRIFDDSLHQDHLTFGFSAGAPGTSPTWRVYRDAVSPTELSSPTSAAKRLRQSQNLASLLAWLVVNGIWTRSTHVSLASKEAPLTVADLQDMLGGMRDFLPRIDVGHLSNTQLLGEAQVEKVFAILNLCEPKLSERIVRLNVLYETTWGEVFGEAHDPADMTSSLCICLRALPREGVNYREAFKVLIPSGKAGVSNRAMFVDFEQLVHEAAEFFYGTPLPPRTVRSFVFQSERMVSVVSWGGGKIHSEFFPTFDDFYQKRETGKFQGFEMKVASSPSKLVPQQLMAANLKPNTIQIIVCDDGIKARLYVSDEMGGTMFVALSSKSWLPYAVKAAAFLQNAAKRLAGEPARAELRLPPPGFGVCYIGPRGANREGYRVEDMTQTVLAQDTNPAEIRCVAEETAGGKKAIVIQMEGAAFSSSDHGADLFRNAAAYIYEARGRKSKNYIFVGDCLLPASFRERFCPQGAKGTHYLAYRKFIEGKLNQALQAL